A single window of Silurus meridionalis isolate SWU-2019-XX chromosome 11, ASM1480568v1, whole genome shotgun sequence DNA harbors:
- the mis18a gene encoding protein Mis18-alpha produces the protein MARQIDHLSRSDDTYLVSEDSSALDIDSKKEDYGDGEIDAPAIFLCGKCRLPFGDSLSWAGSDDEQNQILLKRVNENIVVGKEPFVYGTNEEQRCLAVNLTCRGCSVKLGHMYMSTPKSLDYKRSIFCLMVENIESYVLGSSDQQVAAVDSEERPVTLEYMDNVERQMTKIKSLAVTIGQRLLEIEVDLQGKLRTT, from the exons ATGGCGCGGCAGATCGATCACCTCAGCCGTAGCGATGACACGTACTTGGTTTCGGAGGATTCGTCTGCGCTTGACATCGACAGTAAAAAGGAAGATTATGGCGACGGGGAGATCGACGCGCCTGCCATTTTTTTGTGCGGAAAATGCAGACTGCCTTTCGGAGACTCGCTGTCATGGGCCGGGAGCGACGACGAGCAGAACCAGATCCTGCTAAAGC gTGTTAATGAGAACATTGTGGTTGGCAAGGAACCTTTTGTCTATGGCACAAATGAAGAACAAAGATG ccTCGCTGTGAATCTCACCTGTCGGGGGTGCAGCGTCAAGCTTGGACATATGTACATGTCCACTCCAAAATCACTGGACTACAAAAGGTCCATTTTCTGTCTGATGGTTGAAAATATTGAGAg ctatGTTTTAGGCTCTTCtgaccagcaggtggcagcagTGGACAGTGAAGAAAGGCCCGTTACACTAGAGTACATGGATAATGTTGAGCGACAGATGACAAAG ATAAAATCTCTAGCAGTGACAATAGGACAGCGGTTGTTGGAGATCGAAGTTGACCTGCAGGGCAAGTTGAGGACGACTTAA
- the eva1c gene encoding protein eva-1 homolog C isoform X1 codes for MKMKMISNSRTRSASSCGFHRAGGWSFHLLYSVLLLCTDEMHGLADFSTYLFRIIISQSAHARDGELLLLSCPRHSTISVQSAVYRPPAPLPYCNAPTALQKMLSECQDQRNCQILVNYRLFGRDLCPGTTKHLHVSYGCKPTENKNRTRCEGDKMILHCKYPKLLNIYSAVYGRELGEKTACLTEEDQPPPFECLYHGALDTVKKLCYGMQRCLFIINDKLFKNPCMPETKKYLTVVYSCVPQSLFKEADPTFFQTTIIPQETTNTGKPPDVRESKLKDINGVLVSNSLMAYGYIKGYPEKAGLVFISGVCLGLFIVLVAISTRITCTTHFEGICCLNKKTDIVEPKDEDDENSDDEESELLMDSSMMSEVGRKVYCWEEAMYTTEAAELIERLERREMIIQEISMNSYLNGTSCTLH; via the exons atgaagatgaagatgatctCGAACTCTCGAACACGATCTGCGAGCAGCTGTGGTTTCCACCGAGCCGGCGGCTGGAGCTTTCACCTTCTCTACAGTGTTCTCCTCCTGTGCACGGACGAAATGCACGGACTCGCCGACTTCTCAA CATATTTATTTAGGATCATCATTAGTCAGTCAGCACATGCCCGTGATGGTGAGCTTCTGCTGCTTTCTTGTCCACGCCACTCCACCATCTCTGTGCAGTCTGCTGTCTACAGGCCTCCTGCACCTCTCCCATACTGCAATGCACCTACGGCTCTGCAG AAGATGCTGTCAGAATGCCAAGACCAGAGAAACTGTCAAATCTTAGTTAACTACCGTCTCTTTGGCCGTGACCTCTGTCCTGGAACCACCAAACACCTTCATGTATCATACGGCTGCAAACCCA cggaaaataaaaacagaacgaGATGTGAGGGAGATAAAATGATACTTCACTGTAAGTACCCAAAATTGCTGAACATCTATTCGGCTGTGTATGGACGGGAACTGGGAGAGAAAACAGCTTGTCTTACAGAGGAAGACCAACCACCTCCCTTTG agtGTTTGTATCATGGAGCCCTagacacagtaaaaaaattgtGCTATGGAATGCAGCGGTGTCTTTTTATCATTAATGACAAGCTATTTAAAAATCCCTGCATGCCTGAAACAAAGAAGTACCTCACTGTTGTCTACTCATGTG TTCCACAAAGTTTATTCAAAGAAGCTGATCCCACCTTTTTCCAAACTACCATAATTCCTCAAGAGACCACAAACACTG GGAAACCTCCAGATGTCAGAGAGTCCAAATTGAAAGATATAAATGGCGTCCTTGTGAGCAACTCTCTTATGGCATATGGATACATTAAAG GATATCCTGAAAAGGCTGGCCTGGTCTTCATCTCGGGTGTGTGTCTGGGTCTGTTCATTGTCTTGGTGGCCATCTCTACAAGGATAACCTGCACCACGCATTTTGAAGGCATATGCTGCCTAAACAAGAAAACAGACATTGTGGAACcaaaagatgaagatgatgaaaacAGTGATGATGAAGAGTCTGAGCTGTTGATGGACAGCTCAATGATGTCAGAGGTAGGCAGGAAGGTGTATTGTTGGGAAGAGGCAATGTACACGACTGAAGCAGCAGAACTGATTGAGAGACTGGAACGACGAGAGATGATCATTCAGGAGATCAGTATGAATTCATACCTTAATGGCACTTCTTGTACTctgcactga
- the eva1c gene encoding protein eva-1 homolog C isoform X2: MKMKMISNSRTRSASSCGFHRAGGWSFHLLYSVLLLCTDEMHGLADFSTYLFRIIISQSAHARDGELLLLSCPRHSTISVQSAVYRPPAPLPYCNAPTALQMLSECQDQRNCQILVNYRLFGRDLCPGTTKHLHVSYGCKPTENKNRTRCEGDKMILHCKYPKLLNIYSAVYGRELGEKTACLTEEDQPPPFECLYHGALDTVKKLCYGMQRCLFIINDKLFKNPCMPETKKYLTVVYSCVPQSLFKEADPTFFQTTIIPQETTNTGKPPDVRESKLKDINGVLVSNSLMAYGYIKGYPEKAGLVFISGVCLGLFIVLVAISTRITCTTHFEGICCLNKKTDIVEPKDEDDENSDDEESELLMDSSMMSEVGRKVYCWEEAMYTTEAAELIERLERREMIIQEISMNSYLNGTSCTLH, encoded by the exons atgaagatgaagatgatctCGAACTCTCGAACACGATCTGCGAGCAGCTGTGGTTTCCACCGAGCCGGCGGCTGGAGCTTTCACCTTCTCTACAGTGTTCTCCTCCTGTGCACGGACGAAATGCACGGACTCGCCGACTTCTCAA CATATTTATTTAGGATCATCATTAGTCAGTCAGCACATGCCCGTGATGGTGAGCTTCTGCTGCTTTCTTGTCCACGCCACTCCACCATCTCTGTGCAGTCTGCTGTCTACAGGCCTCCTGCACCTCTCCCATACTGCAATGCACCTACGGCTCTGCAG ATGCTGTCAGAATGCCAAGACCAGAGAAACTGTCAAATCTTAGTTAACTACCGTCTCTTTGGCCGTGACCTCTGTCCTGGAACCACCAAACACCTTCATGTATCATACGGCTGCAAACCCA cggaaaataaaaacagaacgaGATGTGAGGGAGATAAAATGATACTTCACTGTAAGTACCCAAAATTGCTGAACATCTATTCGGCTGTGTATGGACGGGAACTGGGAGAGAAAACAGCTTGTCTTACAGAGGAAGACCAACCACCTCCCTTTG agtGTTTGTATCATGGAGCCCTagacacagtaaaaaaattgtGCTATGGAATGCAGCGGTGTCTTTTTATCATTAATGACAAGCTATTTAAAAATCCCTGCATGCCTGAAACAAAGAAGTACCTCACTGTTGTCTACTCATGTG TTCCACAAAGTTTATTCAAAGAAGCTGATCCCACCTTTTTCCAAACTACCATAATTCCTCAAGAGACCACAAACACTG GGAAACCTCCAGATGTCAGAGAGTCCAAATTGAAAGATATAAATGGCGTCCTTGTGAGCAACTCTCTTATGGCATATGGATACATTAAAG GATATCCTGAAAAGGCTGGCCTGGTCTTCATCTCGGGTGTGTGTCTGGGTCTGTTCATTGTCTTGGTGGCCATCTCTACAAGGATAACCTGCACCACGCATTTTGAAGGCATATGCTGCCTAAACAAGAAAACAGACATTGTGGAACcaaaagatgaagatgatgaaaacAGTGATGATGAAGAGTCTGAGCTGTTGATGGACAGCTCAATGATGTCAGAGGTAGGCAGGAAGGTGTATTGTTGGGAAGAGGCAATGTACACGACTGAAGCAGCAGAACTGATTGAGAGACTGGAACGACGAGAGATGATCATTCAGGAGATCAGTATGAATTCATACCTTAATGGCACTTCTTGTACTctgcactga
- the cfap298 gene encoding cilia- and flagella-associated protein 298 — protein MVQIHVKRGDESQFLFNTTVDVSIEQLIQQVTQIYNGRLKVDRICSEIPELADHGITLPPNMQGLTDEQITDLKLRDEWEDKCVPSGGAEFKKDEIGRRNGHAPSEKMKNVLMKTAEEAKALISKKQVQANVCVTMDMVKEALDQLRGAVMIVYPMGLPPHDPIRMELENEEDLAGTQASLQVIPEKEAQFWWAAKELRRDKKLQDYIGKNEKTKILVKIQKRGQGAPAREPLVSEEEQKRMMMHYYRRQEELKKLSEAEDDLYSQPELSDRQALKRQFQGLTNIKWGPR, from the exons ATGGTGCAGATTCACGTTAAACGCGGAGATGAGAGCCAGTTTCTGTTCAACACCACCGTCGATGTTTCTATTGAGCAGCTCATTCAGCAGGTCACTCAGATCTACAACGGGAGACTGAAGGTGGACAGGATTTGCTCTG agaTTCCTGAACTTGCAGATCATGGCATCACGCTTCCCCCCAACATGCAAGGCCTGACCGATGAGCAGATCACAGATCTGAAGTTAAGGGATGAATGGGAAGACAAATGCGTCCCAAGCGGAGGAGCAGAGTTCAAAAAGGATGAAATCGGACGCAGGAATGGACACG CACCCAGTGAAAAAATGAAGAATGTTTTGATGAAGACTGCAGAAGAAGCCAAAGCACTGATCTCAAAG AAACAAGTGCAGGCGAACGTGTGTGTTACCATGGACATGGTAAAAGAGGCCCTAGACCAGCTTCGGGGAGCAGTGATGATCGTTTACCCAATGGGCCTGCCGCCTCATGATCCTATCCGAATGGAGTTGGAAAATGAGGAAGATCTTGCAGGAACACAG GCTTCTTTACAGGTGATCCCAGAGAAAGAAGCACAGTTTTGGTGGGCAGCGAAAGAGTTGCGTCGGGACAAAAAACTGCAAGATTACATTggaaaaaatgagaaaacaaaaattttGGTGAAGATTCAGAAG AGAGGTCAGGGGGCACCAGCACGTGAGCCTCTGGTCAGTGAGGAGGAGCAAAAACGTATGATGATGCACTATTACAGGAGGCAGGAGGAGCTCAAG AAGCTATCAGAAGCAGAAGATGATTTATATTCGCAGCCAGAGTTGTCAGACAGGCAGGCTTTAAAGAGACAATTTCAAGGACTTACAAATATCAAATGGGGCCCGAGATAA
- the eva1c gene encoding protein eva-1 homolog C isoform X3 — MKMKMISNSRTRSASSCGFHRAGGWSFHLLYSVLLLCTDEMHGLADFSTYLFRIIISQSAHARDGELLLLSCPRHSTISVQSAVYRPPAPLPYCNAPTALQKMLSECQDQRNCQILVNYRLFGRDLCPGTTKHLHVSYGCKPTENKNRTRCEGDKMILHCKYPKLLNIYSAVYGRELGEKTACLTEEDQPPPFVPQSLFKEADPTFFQTTIIPQETTNTGKPPDVRESKLKDINGVLVSNSLMAYGYIKGYPEKAGLVFISGVCLGLFIVLVAISTRITCTTHFEGICCLNKKTDIVEPKDEDDENSDDEESELLMDSSMMSEVGRKVYCWEEAMYTTEAAELIERLERREMIIQEISMNSYLNGTSCTLH; from the exons atgaagatgaagatgatctCGAACTCTCGAACACGATCTGCGAGCAGCTGTGGTTTCCACCGAGCCGGCGGCTGGAGCTTTCACCTTCTCTACAGTGTTCTCCTCCTGTGCACGGACGAAATGCACGGACTCGCCGACTTCTCAA CATATTTATTTAGGATCATCATTAGTCAGTCAGCACATGCCCGTGATGGTGAGCTTCTGCTGCTTTCTTGTCCACGCCACTCCACCATCTCTGTGCAGTCTGCTGTCTACAGGCCTCCTGCACCTCTCCCATACTGCAATGCACCTACGGCTCTGCAG AAGATGCTGTCAGAATGCCAAGACCAGAGAAACTGTCAAATCTTAGTTAACTACCGTCTCTTTGGCCGTGACCTCTGTCCTGGAACCACCAAACACCTTCATGTATCATACGGCTGCAAACCCA cggaaaataaaaacagaacgaGATGTGAGGGAGATAAAATGATACTTCACTGTAAGTACCCAAAATTGCTGAACATCTATTCGGCTGTGTATGGACGGGAACTGGGAGAGAAAACAGCTTGTCTTACAGAGGAAGACCAACCACCTCCCTTTG TTCCACAAAGTTTATTCAAAGAAGCTGATCCCACCTTTTTCCAAACTACCATAATTCCTCAAGAGACCACAAACACTG GGAAACCTCCAGATGTCAGAGAGTCCAAATTGAAAGATATAAATGGCGTCCTTGTGAGCAACTCTCTTATGGCATATGGATACATTAAAG GATATCCTGAAAAGGCTGGCCTGGTCTTCATCTCGGGTGTGTGTCTGGGTCTGTTCATTGTCTTGGTGGCCATCTCTACAAGGATAACCTGCACCACGCATTTTGAAGGCATATGCTGCCTAAACAAGAAAACAGACATTGTGGAACcaaaagatgaagatgatgaaaacAGTGATGATGAAGAGTCTGAGCTGTTGATGGACAGCTCAATGATGTCAGAGGTAGGCAGGAAGGTGTATTGTTGGGAAGAGGCAATGTACACGACTGAAGCAGCAGAACTGATTGAGAGACTGGAACGACGAGAGATGATCATTCAGGAGATCAGTATGAATTCATACCTTAATGGCACTTCTTGTACTctgcactga